The region TTGTTTTGGTTTTTTTACTTCTACTTCAGCTCGATTAAAGTTCACTTAATCACAAGCCTGTAAGGCTGGTTCTGTGTTCGTTTCGTGGCAACTGCCAACTCGTTAATGTTGCGATAACTGCTGCTAAGCTTATTAGGCTTATGGCTATATCGGAAACGCGTTATTAGCGAGTGTGGTTTTGTTTGAGCTAATTAATTGATCTACGTACGTTGTCAGATGCAATTGCATACAGCAATGTAAATATTATTTGTATACTATCAGAGCATAAGGGAAACTTCTGAGTAAAGTTATTTAAATCAATAGTTCATAGCGGTCTTTTAGCAGCGCTTGCGAATTTTTGATTATGTTAATTCAGCGAACATAACAGTATGGATACACAATATGACCATCGCGAAAATCATTACCTGTAAAGTTGCTAAGGATCAAAAAGCGCATTTTTGTCATAGTCAGCAAGGCTGGAAGTCAGCTGCTACCTGTGATGGATTTATGGGGCAGTTTGGTGGATGGGTGCAAGATGAAGAGAATGTGAATCATTCAGAACTGACAGCGGTAATTGTCGGTTTGTGGCGCACAGAGCAGGATTTAGCCTTATTTATGGCGACGGTTCATGATGACATTATTGAGCAAAATCAGCAGGTATCGACTTATTTGAACTGTAGCGTTAATCGTTTAAGCCATGTTATGCCTATTCACCATGACCAAGATAAGTTCCCTAATACGGGAATAC is a window of Shewanella donghaensis DNA encoding:
- a CDS encoding DUF4937 domain-containing protein; translation: MTIAKIITCKVAKDQKAHFCHSQQGWKSAATCDGFMGQFGGWVQDEENVNHSELTAVIVGLWRTEQDLALFMATVHDDIIEQNQQVSTYLNCSVNRLSHVMPIHHDQDKFPNTGILRIAYCDDVTDKQAFMANQQHIWNPGMIRQTGFIGGDVWQNSTQHVVLSYWSSALAHQQYQQGDFVSLRQQAKPLSYIGHISGFTVLLEPLWRISEPQS